The proteins below are encoded in one region of Silene latifolia isolate original U9 population chromosome 2, ASM4854445v1, whole genome shotgun sequence:
- the LOC141641813 gene encoding F-box/LRR-repeat protein 25-like, translating into MKIPCVAVLCYYCTIISEIIETLKLVSLLDSNIKLDNVICKGGILYIALSNSMAASYSAEKDPDNGEDYINGLPDDILLTMLSPMEFKDAAKTSILSKRWRNLWAQRTHLDFNHLVILPETDPDVENIDSVTSAQKSKYINWVNQVVDLHCIQQINTFRVCFEFDSNDAHHIHKWVKFALSKKVENLELNLVSYEYESVYSIGLDILYPPSLLNSGIGFLKTLHFCKIDVSGDFLEYVLSHCSLLERIHVEGSQTLVKLKVADLSCKLKQLIICYCHNLEELEVDAVDLIHLECNDIKENANVVFKRMPMLVEATFGWGCLDPSASTFPHLSHPFWAQITKLSLDFPVSA; encoded by the exons TGTTGCTGTGTTGTGTTACTACTGCACAATTATTTCTGAAATAATTGAGACATTAAAGCTTGTATCTTTACTTGATTCAAACATTAAGCTTGACAATGTAATTTGTAAAGGGGGAAT ATTGTATATTGCATTGTCAAATTCTATGGCCGCCTCTTACTCAGCCGAGAAA GATCCTGACAATGGTGAGGACTATATAAATGGACTGCCAGATGACATTCTTTTGACAATGCTATCTCCTATGGAATTCAAAGACGCGGCGAAAACCAGCATCCTTTCCAAAAGATGGAGGAACCTTTGGGCTCAACGTACTCATCTTGATTTTAATCACTTGGTTATACTCCCAGAGACCGATCCAGACGTTGAAAACATCGATTCAGTTACTTCGGCCCAAAAGAGTAAATATATAAATTGGGTGAATCAAGTAGTAGATTTGCATTGCATCCAACAGATCAACACATTCCGAGTTTGTTTTGAATTTGATAGTAATGACGCTCATCATATTCATAAATGGGTGAAATTTGCACTATCGAAAAAAGTTGAGAACTTGGAACTGAATTTGGTTTCTTATGAATACGAATCTGTGTACTCTATCGGACTTGACATCCTATACCCGCCATCACTGCTTAATAGTGGCATCGGTTTTCTGAAAACCCTTCATTTCTGCAAAATTGATGTGAGCGGAGATTTTCTCGAGTACGTGCTGTCACATTGCAGTCTCTTGGAACGGATACATGTTGAAGGTTCACAAACACTAGTAAAATTGAAGGTTGCTGATTTATCGTGCAAGTTAAAGCAGTTGATTATATGCTATTGCCACAATTTAGAAGAACTTGAGGTTGATGCTGTAGATCTTATACATCTTGAATGTAATGATATAAAAGAGAATGCAAATGTAGTGTTCAAGCGCATGCCGATGCTTGTTGAAGCAACATTTGGTTGGGGTTGTTTGGATCCCTCTGCTTCAACCTTCCCGCACTTGTcacatcctttttgggcacagatCACGAAGCTTTCCCTTGATTTTCCGGTCAgtgcatga